The following coding sequences lie in one Sorghum bicolor cultivar BTx623 chromosome 6, Sorghum_bicolor_NCBIv3, whole genome shotgun sequence genomic window:
- the LOC8064453 gene encoding uncharacterized protein LOC8064453, whose amino-acid sequence MVPDQEARFARGGVGSSLSGLAMEEFVMGDHARLVASMRHALELAVSSRLFAKLYSLFDSDATFRDALASVRGGSDAKRLRVVAYGLGGVQYSWAPRIRLALLLLLRVAFPDAIGDVELVCPTIAPVARWAMEELGCVVTASIQQCRQVCGPTLIFMPYADHVFFKNLLTLNWSADQLGKIVLLGHSFGTMVKMLELSISKQEKFGVTEQREKVRKLLAIKEYVNEFELCSELDGFWGDDCPYDELANESDDSQEQCGCMHCVANVERYAMISALPSSFSVHLFHFDPEIGMDHLVPDNHTTRVWSTVNIEMNYDAQLTGCHLNPSDAYIEDKDLMEAVSIIKEVHETMLDIKRSSVYTKFIDQLKDNPSIGDCISRMLGSHEYMTLVIYGLGSFEFDVKSQYQLAFALLLKEDKIFPVGDIELYDPALSPADVKSCFDLGIRVLLVNEQRHRRVEKPTIFYVPGLKFVGNLIEANLSPEYLNKMVLVSYGFKDGGESISGEFENWNCGCTRIVGSLSLERDRFLLATKDCIHEVISLENSDRGLVGVSGLKLEFLEVDDDTDIYSKLPRLTLQEKIHLDFKLELEHNSFLSFDHVASLRMQLEERISRPFRDQCAFKDDVTPFWGHVFRHRLPVMKRTTWSPPPKGWVKLNFHGIGCSQGTPACIGGILHNDKGEVLSYYAGPVGDVDEIVASARALDMGLQNMIDLHEPVFKLIVEGDNLTVIRWCNVISCPPERECDLFSRISWCMNLRPSEAPAPDELPTECNKGDGSKDADYDNGQKDDDQEGGGASSESVIPPGWTRREYIAWQVEEGANQVTIRPAHVGASLPGILIHQSTMCDCGNGMDMKNDEPDDTWFLCGFDMGDDIITRLT is encoded by the exons ATGGTGCCTGACCAGGAAGCAAGATTCGCACGCG GTGGCGTGGGTTCTTCGTTGTCCGGCCTGGCCATGGAGGAGTTCGTGATGGGCGATCACGCGCGGCTCGTGGCCTCCATGCGGCACGCCTTGGAGCTAGCTGTGTCGTCCAGGCTCTTCGCCAAGCTCTACAGCCTCTTTGACTCCGACGCCACGTTCCGCGACGCACTGGCGAGCGTCCGAGGCGGCTCCGACGCCAAGCGGCTCCGCGTCGTGGCCTACGGGCTCGGCGGCGTGCAGTACAGCTGGGCGCCGCGGATCCGCCTTGCTCTTctgctcctccttcgcgtcGCGTTCCCGGACGCGATCGGCGACGTGGAGTTGGTGTGCCCGACCATTGCTCCCGTGGCGCGCTGGGCCATGGAGGAGTTGGGCTGTGTGGTTACCGCGTCGATCCAGCAGTGCCGGCAAGTTTGTGGGCCGACGCTCATCTTCATGCCGTACGCGGACCACGTCTTCTTCAAAAATCTGCTCACCTTGAACTGGAGCGCGGATCAGCTCGGCAAGATCGTCTTGCTTGGGCACAGCTTTGGCACCATGGTTAAGATGCTTGAGCTCAGCATATCCAAGCAGGAGAAGTTTGGTGTCACAGAGCAgagggagaaggtgaggaagctcctGGCAATTAAGGAGTATGTGAATGAGTTTGAGCTGTGCTCGGAGCTTGATGGCTTCTGGGGAGATGATTGTCCTTATGATGAACTAGCAAATGAGTCTGACGATTCACAGGAGCAGTGTGGATGCATGCACTGCGTTGCTAATGTAGAGAGATATGCCATGATTAGTGCTCTTCCCAGCTCCTTTTCAGTTCATCTGTTTCACTTTGATCCTGAAATTGGCATGGACCATCTTGTACCAG ATAATCATACTACGAGGGTTTGGAGCACAGTGAACATCGAGATGAACTACGATGCACAATTAACAGG ATGTCATTTGAATCCTAGTGATGCATACATTGAGGACAAGGACCTCATGGAAGCAGTGAGCATAATTAAAGAAGTACATGAAACTATGCTGGATATTAAGAGGAGTTCAGTTTATACAAAGTTTATTGATCAGCTTAAGGATAATCCGAGCATTGGAGATTGCATATCAAGAATGTTGGGAAGTCATGAATACATGACGCTGGTAATTTATGGCCTTGGGAGCTTTGAATTTGATGTGAAGTCTCAGTATCAGCTAGCTTTCGCTCTTCTTCTAAAGGAAGATAAGATATTTCCGGTTGGTGACATTGAATTATATGACCCAGCACTCTCTCCAGCTGATGTCAAATCTTGCTTTGACTTGGGAATAAGAGTTCTACTTGTTAACGAGCAGCGCCACAGAAGAGTTGAGAAGCCAACAATTTTCTATGTTCCAGGACTGAAGTTTGTGGGTAACCTAATCGAGGCAAACCTCTCTCCTGAGTACTTGAATAAGATGGTTTTGGTTTCCTATGGGTTTAAGGATGGCGGGGAAAGTATTTCTGGTGAATTTGAAAACTGGAACTGTGGATGTACCAGAATCGTGGGTTCTCTTTCTTTGGAGAGAGACAGGTTCCTGTTGGCAACTAAGGATTGCATTCATGAAGTCATTTCTCTGGAAAACTCTGACAGGGGATTAGTTGGTGTTTCTGGACTGAAGCTGGAATTTCTTGAAGTAGATGATGACACAGACATATACTCAAAACTGCCAA GGCTGACACTCCAGGAAAAAATTCACCTTGACTTCAAATTAGAACTGGAACATAATTCATTCCTTTCCTTTGA TCATGTGGCTTCCCTTCGTATGCAATTGGAAGAGCGAATCTCACGCCCATTCAGAGATCAGTGTGCTTTCAAGGATGATGTAACTCCATTCTGGGGCCATGTTTTTCGTCATCGTCTGCCAGTGATGAAACGGACGACATGGTCCCCGCCACCTAAGGGTTGGGTTAAGCTCAACTTCCATGGAATTGGCTGTTCCCAAGGCACCCCGGCCTGCATTGGTGGCATACTGCACAATGACAAAGGCGAGGTTCTGTCCTACTATGCTGGTCCAGTAGGAGATGTGGATGAGATTGTGGCCAGTGCCAGGGCACTTGATATGGGTCTACAAAATATGATTGATCTCCATGAACCAGTATTCAAGCTGATCGTCGAGGGGGATAATCTTACGGTGATACGCTGGTGCAACGTAATCTCGTGCCCACCTGAAAGAGAATGTGACTTATTTTCACGTATCTCTTGGTGCATGAATTTGAGGCCATCCGAGGCACCTGCTCCTGACGAGCTACCTACAGAGTGCAACAAGGGTGATGGCTCAAAGGATGCGGACTACGATAATGGCCAGAAGGATGATGACCAGGAGGGTGGCGGTGCATCTTCAGAGTCTGTCATCCCTCCTGGATGGACTCGTAGAGAGTACATAGCTTGGCAGGTCGAAGAGGGGGCTAATCAGGTCACGATTCGCCCAGCACATGTTGGAGCTTCTCTACCTGGGATCTTGATACACCAATCAACCATGTGTGACTGTGGAAATGGAATGGACATGAAGAATGACGAGCCAGACGATACATG GTTCCTCTGTGGCTTTGATATGGGTGATGACATTATCACACGACTGACCTGA